Proteins co-encoded in one Burkholderia ambifaria AMMD genomic window:
- the uvrB gene encoding excinuclease ABC subunit UvrB, with product MSEHHAEVGDALDESKFVTFEGSPFQLYQPYPPAGDQPTAIETLVEGVGDGLAFQTLLGVTGSGKTFTMANTIARLGRPAIVFAPNKTLAAQLYAEFREFFPRNAVEYFVSYYDYYQPEAYVPQRDLFIEKDSSINEHIEQMRLSATKSLMERRDVVIVATVSAIYGIGNPSEYHKMILTLRAGDKLGQRDVIARLIAMQYSRNDQDFQRGTFRVRGDTIDIFPAEHAEMAVRVELFDDEVETLQLFDPLTGRVRQKIPRFTVYPSSHYVTPRDTVMRAVETIKEELRERLEFFHRDGKLVEAQRLEQRTRFDLEMLQELGFCKGIENYSRHFSGAAPGEPPPTLVDYLPPDALMLLDESHVLIGQLNGMYNGDRARKENLVNYGFRLPSALDNRPLKFPEFERKMRQVVFVSATPADYEKRVTGQIAEQVVRPTGLVDPEIEVRPASSQVDDVLTEINARVNAGERVLITVLTKRMAEQLTEFLADHGVKVRYLHSDIDTVERVEIIRDLRLGTFDVLVGINLLREGLDIPEVSLVAILDADKEGFLRAERSLIQTIGRAARNVNGKAILYADTMTESMKRAIGETERRRAKQIAHNEKMGITPRGVVKRIKDIIDGVYNADDARAELKEAQQRAKFEDMSEKQIAKEIKRLEKQMADYAKNLEFEKAAATRDQLALLRERVFGANVGDHVNGGR from the coding sequence ATGTCCGAACATCACGCCGAAGTCGGCGACGCGCTCGACGAATCGAAATTCGTGACCTTCGAAGGGTCGCCATTTCAGCTATACCAGCCGTATCCGCCCGCAGGCGACCAGCCGACCGCGATCGAAACGCTCGTTGAAGGTGTCGGCGACGGCCTCGCATTCCAGACGCTGCTCGGCGTGACGGGGTCGGGCAAGACCTTCACGATGGCGAACACGATCGCGCGGCTCGGCCGCCCGGCGATCGTATTCGCGCCGAACAAGACGCTCGCGGCGCAGCTCTACGCGGAGTTCCGCGAGTTCTTCCCGCGCAACGCGGTCGAGTATTTCGTCTCGTACTACGACTATTACCAGCCGGAAGCGTACGTGCCGCAGCGCGACCTGTTCATCGAGAAGGACTCGTCGATCAACGAGCATATCGAGCAGATGCGGCTGTCGGCGACGAAGAGCCTGATGGAGCGCCGCGACGTGGTGATCGTCGCGACGGTGTCGGCAATCTACGGTATCGGCAACCCGTCCGAGTACCACAAGATGATCCTGACGCTGCGCGCCGGTGACAAGCTCGGCCAGCGCGACGTGATCGCGCGATTGATCGCGATGCAGTACTCGCGCAACGATCAGGACTTCCAGCGCGGCACGTTCCGCGTGCGCGGCGACACGATCGACATCTTCCCGGCCGAGCATGCGGAGATGGCCGTGCGCGTCGAGCTGTTCGACGACGAGGTCGAGACGCTGCAGCTGTTCGACCCGCTGACGGGCCGCGTGCGGCAGAAGATTCCGCGCTTCACGGTGTATCCGTCGTCGCACTACGTGACGCCGCGCGACACCGTGATGCGTGCGGTCGAGACGATCAAGGAGGAATTGCGCGAGCGCCTCGAGTTCTTCCACCGCGACGGCAAGCTCGTCGAGGCGCAGCGCCTCGAGCAGCGCACGCGCTTCGATCTCGAGATGCTGCAGGAACTCGGCTTCTGCAAGGGCATCGAGAACTACTCGCGGCATTTTTCGGGCGCCGCGCCCGGCGAGCCGCCGCCGACGCTCGTCGACTACCTGCCGCCCGACGCGCTGATGCTGCTCGACGAATCGCACGTGCTGATCGGCCAGCTGAACGGCATGTACAACGGCGACCGCGCGCGCAAGGAGAATCTCGTCAACTACGGATTCCGGTTGCCGTCGGCGCTGGACAACCGGCCGCTCAAGTTCCCGGAGTTCGAACGCAAGATGCGCCAGGTGGTGTTCGTGTCGGCTACGCCTGCCGACTACGAGAAGCGCGTGACGGGGCAGATCGCCGAGCAGGTGGTGCGGCCGACGGGCCTCGTCGATCCGGAAATCGAAGTGCGCCCGGCCAGCTCGCAGGTCGACGACGTGCTGACCGAGATCAACGCGCGCGTGAACGCCGGCGAGCGCGTGCTGATCACCGTGCTGACGAAGCGGATGGCCGAGCAGCTCACCGAGTTTCTCGCCGACCACGGCGTCAAGGTGCGCTACCTGCACAGCGACATCGACACGGTGGAGCGGGTCGAGATCATCCGCGACCTGCGACTCGGCACGTTCGACGTGCTGGTCGGGATCAACCTGCTGCGCGAAGGCCTGGACATTCCGGAAGTGTCGCTCGTCGCGATTCTGGACGCGGACAAGGAAGGCTTCCTGCGCGCCGAGCGCTCGCTGATCCAGACGATCGGCCGCGCGGCGCGCAACGTGAACGGCAAGGCGATCCTCTACGCCGACACGATGACCGAATCGATGAAGCGCGCGATCGGCGAGACCGAGCGGCGCCGTGCGAAGCAGATCGCGCACAACGAGAAGATGGGCATCACGCCGCGCGGCGTCGTGAAGCGCATCAAGGACATCATCGACGGCGTCTACAACGCCGACGACGCACGCGCCGAGCTGAAGGAAGCGCAGCAACGCGCGAAGTTCGAGGACATGTCGGAAAAGCAGATCGCGAAAGAAATCAAGCGACTCGAAAAGCAGATGGCCGACTACGCGAAGAACCTCGAGTTCGAAAAGGCCGCGGCCACCCGCGACCAGCTGGCGCTGCTACGCGAACGCGTGTTCGGCGCGAATGTGGGCGACCACGTCAACGGCGGCCGGTAA
- a CDS encoding 23S rRNA (adenine(2030)-N(6))-methyltransferase RlmJ: MLSYRHGFHAGNHADVLKHAVVVQLLRYLNKKDKSYWYIDTHAGAGVYSLREGYAAKTGEFDTGIGPLWNDKNLPEALGDYIDEVRALNDDGELHYYPGSPYLAWRAMREQDRMRLFEMHTTEIDVLRHNFRDAGRRAMIYAGDGFEGIKALLPPPPRRALVLIDPSYEDKKDYARTVTCVTECLKRFATGCYAIWYPQVARVESQRFPEQLKRLQPNNWLHLTLTVSNPPADGLGLYGSGMFILNPPYTLAQSMNEALPYLVERLGQDSGARCEIEHRGN, translated from the coding sequence ATGCTCAGTTATCGTCACGGTTTTCACGCAGGCAACCACGCGGACGTGCTCAAGCACGCCGTCGTCGTCCAACTGCTACGCTACCTGAACAAGAAAGACAAGTCGTACTGGTACATCGACACGCACGCAGGCGCCGGCGTGTATTCGCTGCGCGAGGGTTATGCGGCCAAGACGGGGGAATTCGACACCGGCATCGGCCCGCTGTGGAACGACAAGAATCTGCCGGAGGCGCTCGGCGATTACATCGACGAGGTGCGCGCGCTGAACGATGACGGCGAGCTGCACTACTATCCGGGCTCGCCGTATCTTGCATGGCGCGCGATGCGCGAGCAGGACCGGATGCGCCTGTTCGAGATGCATACGACGGAAATCGACGTGCTGCGTCACAACTTCCGCGATGCCGGGCGACGCGCGATGATTTACGCCGGTGACGGCTTCGAAGGGATCAAGGCGCTGCTGCCGCCGCCGCCGCGACGCGCGCTGGTGCTGATCGATCCGTCCTATGAGGACAAGAAAGATTACGCGCGCACGGTGACCTGCGTAACGGAATGCCTGAAGCGTTTCGCCACCGGGTGTTACGCGATCTGGTATCCGCAGGTTGCGCGGGTGGAGTCGCAGCGTTTTCCTGAACAGCTCAAGCGCCTGCAGCCGAACAACTGGCTGCACCTGACGTTGACGGTATCGAATCCGCCGGCAGATGGCCTAGGACTTTACGGCAGCGGAATGTTCATCCTGAATCCGCCGTACACGCTCGCACAGAGCATGAACGAAGCGCTGCCCTATCTCGTCGAACGTCTGGGACAGGACAGCGGCGCCCGATGCGAGATCGAGCACCGCGGGAACTGA
- a CDS encoding SRPBCC family protein has translation MNFEHLIQINSDDPAVPSLTRDQLWEGLVLRAEQPQLFLIGLDSCVVLERTDTTLERELHYGHAIVRDRVTFIPNQQVRYDIHAAGGEIGGSLTMTIEERDDDHELFLRFEYRTTLTVTDDSEEARHTHGIVKEAYRTSDIDTVRLIREYAQGRKDPDPLH, from the coding sequence TCAACTCCGACGATCCGGCCGTGCCGTCCCTGACCCGCGACCAGCTCTGGGAAGGCCTCGTGCTGCGCGCCGAACAGCCGCAGCTGTTCCTGATCGGTCTCGACAGCTGTGTCGTCCTCGAACGAACGGACACGACGCTCGAACGCGAGCTGCACTACGGGCATGCGATCGTGCGCGATCGCGTGACGTTCATCCCGAACCAGCAAGTGCGCTACGACATCCATGCGGCCGGCGGTGAAATCGGCGGCTCGCTGACGATGACGATCGAGGAGCGCGACGACGACCACGAGCTGTTCCTGCGCTTCGAATACCGCACGACACTGACCGTCACGGACGACAGCGAGGAAGCGCGTCACACGCACGGTATCGTCAAGGAAGCGTATCGCACGTCGGACATCGACACGGTGCGCCTGATCCGCGAATACGCACAAGGTCGCAAGGACCCCGATCCGCTCCACTGA
- a CDS encoding potassium channel beta subunit family protein, producing the protein MHYRRLGRSGLQISELSLGSWVTYGNQVDHRAARECLAAARDAGVNFFDNAEVYAGGKSEEIMGQALKSLGWPRISYLVSTKFFWGLAEAPNQYHTLNRKYLLNAIDGSLRRLQLDYVDLVYCHRPDPNTPIEETVWAMSDMIVRGKALYWGTSEWSADEIRAAYEIAERHHLHKPVVEQPQYNLFHRTRVEREYARLYDDYGLGLTTWSPLASGLLTGKYRNGVPPGSRAELQGYDWLRDRLTDPTSNDVVERLGGIAAELGCSTAQLAIAWVLANPRVSSVITGASRIEQIGDNMRALDVAAKLTPEVRQRIEEAVGDAYE; encoded by the coding sequence ATGCACTATCGACGGCTAGGCCGCTCCGGCCTCCAGATCAGCGAGCTTTCGCTCGGCTCGTGGGTCACCTACGGCAACCAGGTCGATCACCGGGCCGCCCGCGAATGCCTCGCGGCGGCCCGCGATGCGGGCGTCAATTTCTTCGACAACGCCGAGGTCTACGCGGGCGGCAAATCCGAGGAAATCATGGGCCAGGCGCTCAAGTCGCTCGGCTGGCCGCGCATCAGCTATCTCGTGTCGACGAAGTTCTTCTGGGGGCTCGCGGAAGCGCCGAATCAGTACCACACGCTGAACCGGAAATATCTGCTGAACGCGATCGACGGCTCGCTGCGCCGGCTGCAGCTCGACTATGTCGACCTCGTCTACTGCCATCGCCCGGATCCGAACACGCCGATCGAGGAAACGGTGTGGGCGATGAGCGACATGATCGTGCGCGGCAAGGCGCTGTACTGGGGCACGTCCGAATGGAGTGCCGACGAGATCCGCGCGGCGTATGAAATTGCCGAGCGGCACCATCTGCACAAACCGGTCGTCGAGCAGCCGCAGTACAACCTGTTCCACCGTACCCGGGTCGAACGCGAATACGCGCGGCTCTACGACGACTACGGCCTCGGCCTGACGACCTGGAGCCCGCTTGCATCGGGGCTGCTCACCGGCAAGTACCGTAATGGCGTACCGCCGGGCAGCCGCGCGGAACTGCAGGGCTACGATTGGCTCCGCGATCGGCTGACGGACCCGACCAGCAACGATGTGGTCGAACGGCTCGGCGGAATCGCGGCCGAACTCGGTTGCAGCACCGCCCAGCTCGCGATCGCGTGGGTACTCGCGAATCCGCGCGTGAGTTCGGTCATTACGGGCGCCTCCCGGATCGAGCAGATCGGCGACAACATGCGCGCGCTCGACGTCGCCGCCAAGCTGACGCCGGAGGTCAGGCAACGCATCGAGGAGGCCGTCGGCGACGCATACGAGTAA
- a CDS encoding DUF3563 family protein, which yields MIAYIVEKLSNWFESAERERREAYLATSSDIVQLESRIRSLETNGYSL from the coding sequence ATGATCGCCTACATCGTCGAAAAGCTGAGCAACTGGTTCGAATCCGCAGAGCGCGAGCGCCGTGAGGCTTACCTCGCTACGTCGTCGGATATCGTCCAGCTCGAGAGCCGCATCCGTTCGCTCGAAACCAACGGCTACTCGCTGTAA
- a CDS encoding cupredoxin domain-containing protein, which translates to MKFPQKIVAAAAALWLAGAAHAADLPTFKLEMTDGKLNPARIEVPAGQRFKIEIRNTGKGAAEFESVQLRKEKVLAPGADSFVVVAPLSPGEYKFFDDFHQQAQGVIVAK; encoded by the coding sequence ATGAAATTTCCCCAGAAAATCGTCGCCGCGGCCGCCGCGCTGTGGCTCGCCGGCGCGGCGCATGCCGCCGATCTGCCGACGTTCAAGCTCGAGATGACGGACGGCAAGCTGAACCCCGCCCGCATCGAAGTGCCGGCCGGTCAGCGCTTCAAGATCGAGATCAGGAATACCGGCAAGGGCGCCGCCGAATTCGAGAGCGTGCAGTTGCGCAAGGAGAAGGTGCTCGCGCCGGGCGCCGATTCGTTCGTGGTTGTCGCCCCGCTGTCGCCGGGCGAGTACAAGTTTTTCGACGATTTCCACCAGCAGGCACAGGGCGTGATCGTCGCGAAGTAA
- a CDS encoding 3-hydroxybutyrate dehydrogenase, producing MAADLSGKTAVVTGAASGIGKEIALELAKAGAAVAIADLNQDGANAVADEINKAGGKAIGVAMDVTNEEAVNSGIDKVAEAFGSVDILVSNAGIQIVNPIENYAFSDWKKMQAIHVDGAFLTTKAALKHMYKDDRGGVVIYMGSVHSHEASPLKSAYVTAKHGLLGLARVLAKEGAKHNVRSHVVCPGFVRTPLVDKQIPEQAKELGVSEEEVIKKVMLGNTVDGVFTTVQDVAQTVLFLSAFPSAALTGQSVVVSHGWFMK from the coding sequence ATGGCAGCAGATCTGAGCGGCAAGACCGCAGTCGTCACGGGCGCCGCAAGCGGCATCGGCAAGGAAATCGCACTGGAGCTCGCCAAGGCGGGTGCGGCCGTCGCGATCGCCGACCTGAACCAGGACGGCGCGAACGCGGTTGCCGACGAGATCAACAAGGCAGGCGGCAAGGCGATCGGCGTCGCGATGGACGTGACCAACGAGGAGGCCGTGAACAGCGGCATCGACAAGGTCGCCGAAGCGTTCGGCTCGGTCGACATCCTCGTGTCGAACGCCGGCATCCAGATCGTCAATCCGATCGAGAACTACGCGTTCTCCGACTGGAAGAAGATGCAGGCGATCCACGTCGACGGCGCATTCCTGACGACGAAGGCCGCGCTCAAGCACATGTACAAGGATGATCGCGGCGGCGTCGTGATCTACATGGGCTCGGTGCATTCGCACGAAGCGTCGCCGCTGAAGTCGGCCTACGTGACGGCCAAGCATGGGCTGCTGGGCCTCGCGCGCGTGCTGGCGAAGGAAGGCGCGAAGCACAACGTGCGCTCGCACGTCGTGTGTCCGGGTTTCGTGCGCACGCCGTTGGTCGACAAGCAGATTCCGGAGCAGGCGAAGGAGCTCGGCGTCAGCGAAGAGGAAGTGATCAAGAAGGTGATGCTCGGCAACACGGTCGACGGGGTGTTCACGACGGTGCAGGACGTCGCGCAGACGGTGCTGTTCCTGTCGGCGTTCCCGAGCGCCGCGCTCACGGGGCAGTCGGTCGTCGTCAGCCACGGCTGGTTCATGAAGTAA
- the hemP gene encoding hemin uptake protein HemP, which produces MTDTTRPTTLTLRRTTGTASGNRQKTAAVTTPAKPAGSRDAGTRTLSSDALLQGHSHISIAHNGETYQLRATRLGKLILTK; this is translated from the coding sequence ATGACCGACACCACGCGCCCGACCACGCTGACCTTGCGCCGCACGACCGGCACCGCAAGCGGCAACCGTCAGAAGACGGCAGCGGTCACGACGCCGGCGAAACCCGCCGGAAGCCGCGATGCCGGCACACGGACCCTCAGCAGCGATGCGCTGCTGCAAGGTCACAGCCACATCAGCATCGCGCATAACGGAGAGACTTATCAGTTGCGTGCCACGCGGCTCGGCAAACTGATCCTGACGAAGTAA
- a CDS encoding amino acid aminotransferase: MSLFSAVQLAPRDPILGLNEAFNADARPTKVNLGVGVYTNEEGKIPLLRAVREAEKARVDAGLPRGYLPIDGIAAYDAAVQKLLLGNDSPLIAAGRVVTAQALGGTGALKIGADFLRTVNPNAKVAISDPSWENHRALFEAAGFEVVAYPYYDAATNGVNFDGMLSALNGYAAGTIVVLHACCHNPTGVDLTEAQWQQVVDVVKARNLVPFLDMAYQGFGENIEADAAAVRLFAAADLNAFVSSSFSKSFSLYGERVGALSIITSSKEEATRVLSQLKRVIRTNYSNPPTHGGAVVAAVLASPELHAAWVQELGEMRDRIRAMRNGLVERLKASGVDRDFSFINAQRGMFSYSGLTSAQVDRLREEFGIYAVGTGRICVAALNTRNLDAVANAVAAVLK; encoded by the coding sequence ATGTCGCTCTTCTCCGCTGTCCAGCTTGCTCCCCGCGACCCGATCCTGGGCCTGAACGAAGCCTTCAACGCCGATGCGCGTCCGACCAAGGTCAACCTCGGCGTCGGTGTGTACACGAACGAAGAAGGCAAGATTCCGCTGCTGCGCGCCGTTCGCGAAGCGGAAAAGGCGCGTGTCGACGCCGGCCTGCCGCGCGGCTACCTGCCGATCGACGGGATCGCCGCCTACGACGCAGCGGTGCAGAAGCTGCTGCTCGGCAACGATTCGCCGCTGATCGCCGCAGGCCGCGTGGTCACCGCGCAGGCTCTGGGCGGCACGGGCGCGCTGAAGATCGGCGCCGATTTCCTGCGCACCGTGAACCCGAACGCGAAGGTCGCGATCAGCGATCCGAGCTGGGAAAACCACCGCGCGCTGTTCGAAGCCGCCGGCTTCGAAGTCGTCGCGTATCCGTACTACGACGCCGCCACCAACGGCGTGAACTTCGACGGCATGCTGTCGGCGCTGAACGGCTATGCGGCAGGCACGATCGTCGTGCTGCACGCGTGCTGCCACAACCCGACCGGCGTGGACCTGACCGAAGCGCAATGGCAGCAGGTCGTCGACGTCGTCAAGGCGCGCAACCTCGTGCCGTTCCTCGACATGGCCTACCAGGGCTTCGGCGAGAACATCGAGGCAGATGCAGCGGCGGTGCGCCTGTTTGCCGCGGCCGACCTGAATGCATTCGTGTCGTCGTCGTTCTCGAAGTCGTTCTCGCTGTACGGCGAGCGCGTCGGCGCGCTGTCGATCATCACGTCGAGCAAGGAAGAAGCGACGCGCGTGCTGTCGCAACTGAAGCGCGTGATCCGCACGAACTACTCGAACCCGCCGACCCATGGCGGCGCCGTCGTCGCGGCCGTGCTCGCGTCGCCGGAACTGCACGCTGCATGGGTGCAGGAACTCGGCGAAATGCGCGACCGCATCCGTGCGATGCGCAATGGCCTCGTCGAGCGCCTGAAGGCGAGCGGCGTGGATCGCGACTTCAGCTTCATCAACGCGCAGCGCGGGATGTTCTCGTATTCGGGCCTGACCTCGGCGCAAGTCGATCGCCTGCGCGAAGAGTTCGGCATCTATGCAGTCGGCACGGGCCGCATCTGCGTGGCAGCGCTGAACACGCGCAACCTCGACGCGGTCGCCAATGCAGTCGCAGCAGTCCTGAAGTAA
- a CDS encoding FTR1 family iron permease, with translation MGQILFIVWRESVEALLVVGILYAWLKNGDDDARRGLPFLWTGVAVGLLMAIGLGAALVGFTEVLSGDAQDYFQTAMVLIACVLIVQMVLWMRRHGRTLKRDMEQSLQQSTRDSNWWGVAVLVALAIAREGSETVIFLYGLGFGQSGHVDASQMLAVVIGLGLAFLTFYLLQLGGKYFSWRHFFRVTEVMLLFLGAGLFQTGVDKLIDKEILPLGISQLWDTSAILDDSGTFGSLVATLTGYRAHPALTNLVAYAVYWAVVWLLMKRASRRPAVTAGRTA, from the coding sequence ATGGGTCAGATCTTGTTCATCGTCTGGCGGGAGAGCGTCGAAGCGCTGCTCGTCGTCGGCATCCTCTATGCATGGCTGAAGAACGGCGACGACGACGCGCGCCGCGGCTTGCCCTTTCTGTGGACGGGTGTGGCGGTCGGCCTGCTGATGGCCATCGGTCTCGGCGCCGCACTCGTCGGCTTCACCGAAGTGCTGTCCGGCGACGCACAGGACTATTTCCAGACCGCGATGGTGCTGATCGCCTGCGTGCTGATCGTGCAGATGGTGTTGTGGATGCGCCGGCACGGCCGCACGCTGAAGCGCGACATGGAGCAGTCGCTGCAGCAGAGCACGCGCGATTCGAACTGGTGGGGCGTTGCCGTGCTGGTCGCGCTCGCGATCGCCCGCGAAGGCAGCGAGACGGTGATCTTCCTGTACGGCCTCGGTTTCGGCCAGTCGGGGCACGTGGACGCCAGCCAGATGCTCGCGGTCGTGATCGGCCTCGGCCTCGCGTTCCTCACGTTCTATCTGCTGCAGCTCGGCGGCAAGTACTTCTCGTGGCGGCATTTCTTCCGCGTGACCGAAGTGATGCTGTTGTTCCTCGGCGCGGGCCTGTTCCAGACCGGCGTCGACAAGCTGATCGACAAGGAAATCCTGCCGCTCGGCATCTCGCAGCTGTGGGACACGTCCGCGATCCTCGATGATTCCGGCACGTTCGGTTCGCTCGTCGCGACGCTGACCGGTTATCGCGCGCATCCGGCACTGACCAACCTGGTCGCCTATGCGGTGTACTGGGCGGTCGTCTGGCTGCTGATGAAGCGCGCGAGCCGCCGCCCGGCCGTCACAGCGGGCCGCACGGCATGA
- a CDS encoding 4Fe-4S binding protein: MSIAAAAKPGWLAQAGQWMQRHGAVIRGIQWVVVAVYAFLIIVPAVLPLPDDSAHLWNNLTLIAQFVFWGIWWPFVLLSMVMLGRVWCGVLCPEGALTEYASRFGRGGAIPRWMRWGGWPFVAFGLTTIYGQMVSVYQYPLAVLFVLGGSTVGAIVIGLLYGREKRVWCKYLCPVNGVFGLLSRLAPMRYKVDEDAWRRSYKNGEHGHRVIPINCAPLVPLRNMKGAAACHMCGRCSGHRDAIELSWRSPSDEVVNLGAQQANPWDTALILYGLLGVAIGAFHWTVSPWFVQIKQFLAGWLIDRDITWPLETNAPWFLLTHYPDRNDVFSWLDGGLVVSYIVGTGLVYGTALLVLLAGATLMLGRFDRVRLHHLAQALIPIAGAGVFLGLSATTLSLLRAEHVPLGWATDVRIAILICANAWSAWLAWKVTGRYAAWPRRLAAFAWFAAGLAVIDSAWWLMFWGF, encoded by the coding sequence ATGAGCATTGCCGCCGCAGCCAAGCCGGGCTGGCTCGCACAGGCCGGCCAGTGGATGCAGCGCCACGGCGCTGTGATCCGCGGCATCCAGTGGGTCGTCGTCGCCGTCTATGCATTCCTGATCATCGTGCCGGCGGTGTTGCCGCTGCCGGACGATTCCGCGCACCTGTGGAACAACCTCACGCTGATCGCGCAGTTCGTGTTCTGGGGCATCTGGTGGCCGTTCGTGCTGCTGTCGATGGTGATGCTCGGCCGCGTCTGGTGCGGCGTGCTGTGCCCGGAAGGCGCGCTCACCGAATACGCGAGCCGGTTCGGCCGCGGCGGCGCGATTCCGCGCTGGATGCGGTGGGGCGGCTGGCCGTTCGTCGCGTTCGGGCTCACGACGATCTATGGGCAGATGGTCAGCGTGTACCAGTACCCGCTCGCCGTGCTGTTCGTGCTCGGCGGCTCGACCGTCGGCGCGATCGTGATCGGGCTGCTGTACGGCCGCGAGAAGCGCGTGTGGTGCAAGTACCTGTGCCCGGTCAACGGCGTGTTCGGATTGCTGTCGCGGCTCGCGCCGATGCGCTACAAGGTCGACGAGGATGCGTGGCGCCGCTCGTACAAGAACGGCGAGCACGGACATCGCGTGATTCCGATCAACTGCGCGCCGCTCGTGCCGTTGCGCAACATGAAGGGCGCCGCCGCGTGCCACATGTGCGGTCGCTGCAGCGGGCACCGCGATGCGATCGAACTGTCGTGGCGCTCGCCGTCCGACGAGGTCGTGAATCTCGGCGCGCAACAGGCGAACCCGTGGGACACGGCGCTGATCCTGTACGGCCTGCTCGGCGTCGCGATCGGCGCGTTCCACTGGACCGTGAGCCCGTGGTTCGTGCAGATCAAGCAATTCCTCGCGGGCTGGCTTATCGACCGCGACATCACGTGGCCGCTCGAGACCAACGCACCGTGGTTCCTGCTCACGCATTACCCGGATCGCAACGACGTGTTCTCGTGGCTCGACGGCGGTCTGGTCGTTAGCTATATCGTCGGCACGGGGCTCGTGTACGGCACCGCGCTGCTCGTGCTGCTGGCCGGCGCGACGCTGATGCTCGGCCGTTTCGATCGCGTGCGTCTTCATCATCTCGCGCAGGCGCTGATCCCGATCGCGGGTGCGGGCGTGTTTCTCGGGCTGTCGGCGACGACATTGTCGCTGCTGCGTGCCGAGCATGTGCCGCTCGGCTGGGCGACCGACGTGCGCATCGCGATTCTGATTTGCGCGAACGCGTGGAGCGCGTGGCTGGCCTGGAAGGTGACGGGGCGCTATGCGGCGTGGCCGCGCCGGCTGGCTGCATTCGCGTGGTTCGCGGCCGGCCTGGCCGTGATCGACAGCGCGTGGTGGTTGATGTTCTGGGGTTTCTGA
- the cueR gene encoding Cu(I)-responsive transcriptional regulator, which translates to MNIGDASRESGVSAKMIRYYEQVGLLAPSKRSDAGYRIYGSDELHILRFIRQARRLGFLVEDIRKLLMLWRDRSRASAEVKSIALEHVAELDKRIAELSDMRNTLADLAAHCHGDGRPECPILARLADPVGEPD; encoded by the coding sequence ATGAATATCGGCGACGCGTCGCGCGAATCCGGCGTCAGCGCAAAAATGATCCGGTACTACGAACAGGTCGGCCTCCTTGCGCCGAGCAAGCGTAGCGACGCCGGATACCGGATCTACGGTTCGGATGAACTCCATATCCTGCGTTTCATCCGCCAGGCGCGGCGGCTCGGCTTTCTCGTCGAGGATATCCGCAAATTGCTGATGCTCTGGCGAGACCGCTCCCGCGCCAGCGCGGAAGTGAAGTCGATCGCCCTCGAACACGTGGCCGAACTCGACAAGCGGATCGCGGAATTGAGCGACATGCGCAATACGCTCGCCGATCTCGCCGCGCACTGCCATGGTGACGGACGCCCGGAATGCCCGATCTTGGCGCGTCTTGCCGACCCCGTCGGTGAACCAGATTAG
- a CDS encoding iron transporter, whose product MLGSSFIRTSVAVAAALAAMSASAAEYPIGKQQIQGGMEIGAVYLQPITMDPEGMMRKASDSDIHLEADIHAVKNNPTGFAEGDWMPYLQVTYKLTKQGDTKWKAEGDLMGMVASDGPHYGDNVKLAGPGKYHLTMIVKPPMQSGHMAFGRHVDKETGVGPWFKPVTLEYDFPFAGIGKKGGY is encoded by the coding sequence ATGTTGGGTTCTTCGTTCATCCGCACGTCGGTTGCGGTAGCGGCGGCGCTGGCCGCGATGTCGGCCTCGGCGGCCGAATATCCGATCGGCAAGCAGCAGATCCAGGGCGGCATGGAAATCGGCGCGGTGTACCTGCAGCCGATCACGATGGATCCGGAAGGGATGATGCGCAAGGCGTCGGATTCGGACATCCACCTCGAGGCGGACATCCATGCGGTCAAGAACAACCCGACGGGTTTCGCGGAAGGCGACTGGATGCCGTACCTGCAGGTCACGTACAAGCTGACGAAGCAGGGTGACACGAAGTGGAAGGCCGAAGGCGACCTGATGGGCATGGTCGCGAGCGACGGCCCGCACTATGGCGACAACGTGAAGCTGGCCGGCCCGGGCAAGTACCACCTGACGATGATCGTCAAGCCGCCGATGCAGTCGGGCCACATGGCGTTCGGCCGTCACGTCGACAAGGAAACCGGTGTGGGTCCGTGGTTCAAGCCCGTCACCCTCGAATACGACTTCCCGTTCGCCGGCATCGGCAAGAAGGGCGGGTACTGA